A region of Candidatus Binataceae bacterium DNA encodes the following proteins:
- a CDS encoding alpha/beta hydrolase has translation MTGARLDDQSRAILDKIAQDPFLDPAMPLERLRANFAAFHRSVELPRVELDKVENRAIAGPRGDIAIRIYRAKSAVTAPRPLLVYYHGGGMIFGNLDTHDAICRRLAEQSAAIVVAVDYALAPENRFPAAVDDAYAALLWAYDNGASVGGDPARLAVGGDSAGGNLAAVVAQLARDRNGPPLRFQLLIYPAVGMKGESQSMEEFAQGYFFERAALDWFFDQYLVDRSQIGDPRVSPILSCDFSRLPPAFMVTAGFDILRDDGEAYIQLLRDAGVAAEHHRYETTIHGFISMAGAIDAGQTAIDECAEKLRTALEATAGTSKPYEVFFENEFVRLVNVNIARGEIVPEFVPGSNRMVGIDFTDSGRAYYLDGSLPEQACERNDKAIREIRVELKSAPRVEPHALDAIRLEPARFRVEFENEHVRIVRLRFGAHEKGIMVHHPPRVLATITDVAVKLKFADGRSDERGAPATVAAWLDAETLQTENAADAPLEVVLVEPK, from the coding sequence GTGACGGGTGCCCGGCTTGACGACCAGTCACGCGCAATTCTCGACAAGATAGCGCAGGATCCTTTTCTGGATCCGGCGATGCCGCTCGAGCGGTTGCGCGCCAACTTCGCCGCGTTTCATCGCTCTGTCGAACTGCCGCGCGTTGAGCTGGACAAGGTCGAGAATCGTGCGATCGCAGGGCCGCGCGGCGATATCGCGATCAGGATTTATCGCGCGAAGAGTGCCGTGACCGCACCGCGACCGCTGCTCGTCTACTACCACGGCGGCGGTATGATTTTCGGCAATCTCGACACGCACGACGCCATCTGCCGCCGCCTCGCGGAGCAATCGGCTGCGATCGTCGTCGCAGTTGACTACGCGTTAGCACCCGAGAATCGGTTTCCGGCGGCTGTCGACGATGCATACGCCGCGCTGCTGTGGGCCTACGACAATGGCGCGAGTGTCGGCGGCGACCCGGCGCGGCTGGCGGTTGGCGGCGACTCGGCCGGCGGCAATCTCGCCGCGGTCGTCGCGCAACTCGCGCGCGATCGCAATGGGCCGCCGCTCAGGTTCCAGCTCCTGATTTATCCGGCCGTAGGAATGAAAGGCGAATCGCAATCGATGGAGGAGTTCGCACAAGGATACTTCTTCGAACGCGCCGCACTCGACTGGTTCTTCGATCAGTATCTTGTCGATCGGAGCCAGATCGGCGATCCGCGCGTGTCGCCGATTCTCTCATGCGACTTTTCGCGGCTGCCGCCCGCGTTCATGGTAACTGCGGGCTTCGACATTCTGCGCGACGACGGCGAAGCGTATATCCAATTGCTTCGCGATGCTGGCGTTGCGGCTGAGCATCATCGCTACGAGACAACAATTCACGGTTTCATCAGCATGGCGGGCGCGATCGATGCCGGCCAAACCGCGATCGACGAATGCGCCGAGAAACTCCGGACGGCTCTGGAAGCCACCGCGGGCACGTCCAAGCCATATGAAGTGTTCTTTGAAAACGAGTTCGTCCGGCTGGTCAACGTCAATATCGCTCGCGGCGAGATCGTGCCCGAGTTTGTACCTGGCTCGAATCGAATGGTCGGGATCGACTTCACCGACAGTGGACGTGCGTACTACCTCGATGGATCACTGCCGGAGCAAGCTTGCGAGCGAAACGACAAGGCGATTCGCGAGATTCGCGTCGAGCTGAAATCCGCGCCGCGCGTGGAGCCGCATGCGCTCGACGCGATCCGTCTCGAGCCGGCGCGATTTCGCGTTGAGTTCGAGAACGAGCACGTGCGAATCGTGCGACTGAGATTCGGCGCGCATGAGAAGGGGATCATGGTGCATCATCCGCCGCGCGTCCTCGCGACCATCACCGACGTCGCGGTGAAGCTCAAATTCGCCGACGGCAGGAGCGATGAGCGCGGCGCACCGGCGACAGTCGCCGCGTGGCTGGACGCCGAGACGTTGCAGACTGAGAACGCCGCCGATGCTCCGCTCGAGGTAGTGCTCGTGGAACCGAAGTAA
- a CDS encoding glutaredoxin family protein gives MDVVIYTNAGCSACLQAKQFLTQNKVAFVEKNIANDDTARDELIAMGFRAVPVIKAGGETMLGFSAPRLRRMLGL, from the coding sequence ATGGACGTCGTAATCTACACCAACGCCGGATGCTCGGCCTGCCTTCAGGCCAAGCAGTTTCTCACCCAAAACAAGGTTGCGTTCGTCGAGAAGAATATCGCGAACGACGACACGGCGCGCGACGAGCTGATCGCGATGGGCTTTCGCGCCGTGCCGGTGATCAAGGCGGGCGGCGAGACGATGCTCGGCTTCAGCGCGCCGCGCCTGCGCCGGATGCTCGGGCTGTGA
- a CDS encoding heavy metal-responsive transcriptional regulator, whose product MTIGRVAEAAGISIDTLRFYEREGLLARPGRNMSGYRQYPLEVLDRLRFIQDAKALGFTLREIKELLSMGVKSTLECGPVTRKAEAKLVAMDEELARLKRMRRTLARLIEACGGVCTCAKCSSNRGHSAHSAHNHTASSKRKIVWTS is encoded by the coding sequence ATGACGATCGGACGCGTGGCAGAAGCCGCCGGCATCAGTATCGATACGCTGCGGTTTTACGAGCGCGAGGGACTCCTCGCACGGCCCGGCCGCAACATGTCGGGTTACAGGCAGTACCCGCTCGAGGTTCTCGATCGACTGCGCTTCATCCAGGACGCGAAGGCGCTCGGCTTCACCCTGCGCGAAATCAAGGAGCTGCTTTCGATGGGCGTGAAATCGACCCTCGAATGCGGTCCGGTGACGCGTAAGGCCGAGGCCAAACTGGTCGCGATGGATGAAGAGCTCGCGCGCCTTAAGCGCATGCGCCGCACGCTCGCGAGGCTGATCGAAGCATGCGGCGGAGTATGCACCTGCGCGAAATGCAGCTCGAATCGTGGCCACAGCGCGCATTCTGCACACAATCACACGGCGTCATCGAAGAGGAAAATCGTATGGACGTCGTAA
- a CDS encoding AAA family ATPase has protein sequence MANGTFGRIQVVAFERNNFYVLTGGSGGGKSSIIDALRARGHLCVDEVGRSIVKEQLRIGGDGTPWQNPQKFCELALSRAIFVYEQTAERERPVFFDRGIVEGVGASRQLGLATEHYRNAARIYRYAPKAFVTPPWKEIFTNDPERPYSFEFAIEDYRSNVAAYRECGYELIELPKAPISDRVDFILRELSIGSAET, from the coding sequence ATTGCAAATGGGACCTTTGGGAGGATTCAAGTCGTGGCCTTTGAACGCAACAACTTTTACGTACTTACCGGCGGCTCCGGCGGCGGCAAATCTTCGATTATCGACGCCCTTCGCGCGCGCGGGCATTTATGCGTCGATGAAGTCGGTCGCAGTATTGTCAAGGAGCAGCTTCGTATCGGCGGCGACGGGACGCCGTGGCAGAATCCGCAGAAGTTCTGCGAGCTGGCACTTTCGCGCGCGATTTTCGTTTACGAGCAGACGGCCGAGCGCGAGCGGCCCGTGTTCTTCGATCGCGGTATCGTCGAGGGCGTCGGGGCGTCGCGCCAGCTCGGCCTCGCAACGGAGCACTATCGCAACGCGGCTCGAATTTATCGCTACGCGCCGAAAGCTTTCGTGACCCCGCCGTGGAAAGAGATCTTTACCAACGATCCCGAGCGTCCCTATTCCTTCGAGTTTGCGATCGAGGACTATCGCTCCAACGTCGCCGCCTATCGCGAGTGCGGCTACGAGCTGATCGAATTGCCCAAAGCTCCGATTTCAGACCGCGTCGATTTCATCCTGCGCGAACTGTCAATCGGCTCGGCCGAAACCTGA
- the clpP gene encoding ATP-dependent Clp endopeptidase proteolytic subunit ClpP has product MSVLVPYVVEQTGRGERSYDIYSRLLKDRIVFMGGPVTDDVANLITAQLLFLESEDPEREINMYINSPGGSVTAGLAIYDTMQFVRPPVSTLCVGQAASMGALLLAAGAKGRRYALPHSRILIHQVSGGFEGQATDIEIHAREALRLKEILNEILAHHTGQNVKKIERDTDRDNFMSAAQAVEYGLLDEVIAGRPKLPTT; this is encoded by the coding sequence ATGAGCGTTCTAGTACCTTATGTCGTTGAGCAGACTGGCCGCGGTGAGCGTTCCTACGATATTTACTCGCGGCTGCTGAAGGACCGAATCGTTTTCATGGGTGGCCCGGTCACCGATGACGTCGCGAACCTGATCACGGCGCAGCTTCTTTTTCTCGAATCTGAGGATCCCGAGCGCGAGATCAACATGTACATCAATTCGCCCGGCGGCTCTGTCACGGCGGGCCTTGCGATCTACGATACCATGCAATTCGTCAGGCCTCCCGTATCGACGTTGTGCGTGGGACAGGCCGCCAGCATGGGCGCTCTGCTGCTCGCGGCGGGCGCCAAGGGCCGGCGCTACGCGCTGCCTCATTCGCGTATTTTGATTCACCAGGTATCGGGCGGTTTCGAGGGCCAGGCTACCGATATCGAGATTCACGCCCGCGAGGCGCTGCGGCTCAAGGAAATTCTCAACGAGATTCTCGCCCATCACACTGGTCAGAACGTGAAGAAGATCGAGCGCGACACCGATCGCGATAACTTCATGTCAGCCGCGCAGGCGGTCGAGTACGGTCTCCTCGACGAAGTGATAGCGGGTCGCCCGAAGCTACCGACGACCTGA
- the gltX gene encoding glutamate--tRNA ligase, with the protein MTVRTRYAPSPTGSLHIGNVRSGLFAYLYARHHKGAFILRIDDTDQERSTKESLEEILASLKWLGMEWDEGPPDPKYFESNRFERYREAALQLLREGNAYPCYCSAEELDAKRKLAEKERRKPGYDGTCRDKSFAADLQLPDKRAGRNYTIRFRSPRIGQTVVDDLVKGRAVFENAELDDLIIFRSDGVPTYNFATVLDDADFEITHVVRGDDHLPNTPRQIQIYLALGLKPPAFAHLPMVLGQDGSKLSKRHGHTSVFAYRDAGYFPETLINYLARLGWSHGDQEIFSKDELIHFFGFEACGKSAGVFNAEKLLWLNFHYLKQKTAAELAQLVKPFIAKRGWPIPGDDAWLERAVATLHERAKTLDELAEFASFYLRDDVATDPKAAAKFLKPEIADALKTLAVEINAIDGEFVEPAIQSAFERVLAKFSLKLGQLAQPVRVALTGGTVSPGIYEVVAVLGKNRTVARLEFAVGSIAKS; encoded by the coding sequence ATGACGGTTCGAACTCGGTACGCACCGAGCCCGACCGGCTCGTTGCATATTGGCAACGTGCGCTCGGGATTGTTCGCCTACCTGTACGCGCGCCATCACAAGGGCGCGTTCATCCTGCGTATCGACGACACCGATCAGGAACGCTCGACCAAGGAGTCCCTCGAGGAGATTCTCGCGAGCCTCAAATGGCTCGGCATGGAATGGGACGAGGGTCCGCCCGATCCAAAGTATTTCGAGTCGAACCGCTTCGAACGGTATCGCGAGGCGGCGCTTCAGCTTCTGCGCGAGGGCAACGCGTATCCATGTTACTGCAGCGCCGAGGAACTCGACGCCAAGCGCAAGCTAGCGGAGAAGGAGCGCCGCAAGCCGGGATACGACGGAACCTGCCGCGACAAGTCGTTCGCCGCGGACTTGCAACTGCCTGACAAGCGCGCGGGGCGCAACTACACGATTCGATTCCGCTCGCCGCGCATCGGCCAGACCGTTGTTGACGACTTGGTCAAAGGACGCGCGGTATTCGAAAACGCCGAGCTCGATGATCTGATCATTTTCCGCTCGGACGGCGTGCCGACCTACAATTTCGCAACAGTGCTCGACGACGCGGACTTCGAGATTACGCACGTGGTGCGCGGCGACGACCATCTGCCCAACACTCCACGTCAGATCCAGATCTATCTGGCGCTCGGGTTGAAGCCGCCAGCCTTTGCGCATCTGCCGATGGTGTTGGGGCAGGACGGATCGAAGCTCTCGAAGCGTCATGGCCATACTTCGGTGTTCGCCTATCGCGATGCGGGATATTTTCCTGAAACCCTCATCAACTATCTCGCGCGGCTCGGATGGTCGCATGGCGATCAGGAGATCTTCTCCAAGGACGAGCTGATTCATTTCTTCGGCTTCGAGGCGTGCGGAAAATCAGCCGGCGTCTTCAACGCCGAAAAGCTGCTCTGGCTGAACTTCCACTACCTCAAGCAGAAGACAGCGGCGGAACTGGCGCAGCTCGTCAAACCGTTCATCGCCAAGCGGGGATGGCCGATTCCGGGCGACGATGCGTGGCTGGAGCGCGCGGTCGCGACCCTGCACGAGCGCGCCAAGACGCTCGACGAGCTGGCGGAGTTCGCGTCCTTCTATCTGCGCGACGACGTCGCGACTGATCCGAAGGCCGCGGCGAAGTTCCTCAAGCCGGAAATCGCGGATGCGCTGAAAACCCTCGCCGTGGAGATCAACGCGATCGACGGCGAGTTTGTCGAACCTGCGATCCAATCCGCGTTCGAGCGCGTGCTGGCGAAGTTCAGCCTCAAGCTGGGACAGCTTGCGCAGCCGGTGCGCGTCGCGCTGACGGGCGGCACCGTGAGCCCGGGCATCTACGAGGTCGTCGCGGTGCTCGGTAAAAATCGCACGGTTGCGCGTCTGGAATTTGCGGTCGGCAGCATCGCAAAATCTTGA
- the guaA gene encoding glutamine-hydrolyzing GMP synthase, producing MILILDFGSQYTQLIARRVREMQVYCELHPFNFDPAKIRALKPSGIILSGGPMSLYQENAPDISDEVLNLGCPVLGICYGLYVIAQHMGAKSVSSRAREYGAATLVIDERDRLFQGLDGIEHRVWMSHGDRVEAIPASLHAIAHSDNSPYAAFRSSDGRLRGIQFHPEVAHTPCGVQVLRNFVLGICKEAGDWTMASFVETKVAEIRQQVGSTDKVILGLSGGVDSSVAAALIHRAIGERLKCVFVDNGLLRAGERERMENVFARQLGIALDVVDASELFISRLAGVLDPEKKRRIIGHTFIEVFEKEAQKLGGARFLGQGTLYPDVIESVSFKGPSEVIKSHHNVGGLPEAMKLELVEPLRELFKDEVRAVGRELGLGKEVVDREPFPGPGLAVRIVGEVTRERLELLRRADAVVMEETESSGVAARVWQAFAVLLPLKTVGVMGDGRSYESVIAIRAVESQDGMTADWARLDPAFLARLSSRITNETKGVNRVVYDITSKPPATIEWE from the coding sequence GTGATTTTGATCCTCGATTTCGGCAGCCAGTACACGCAGCTGATCGCTCGCCGCGTGCGCGAGATGCAGGTCTATTGCGAGCTGCATCCGTTCAACTTCGATCCCGCGAAAATCCGCGCGCTGAAGCCCAGCGGCATCATCCTGTCGGGCGGCCCGATGAGCCTCTACCAGGAGAATGCGCCCGATATCAGCGACGAAGTGTTGAACCTCGGATGCCCCGTGCTCGGCATCTGCTACGGCCTCTATGTAATCGCGCAGCACATGGGGGCGAAGAGCGTGAGCTCGCGAGCGCGCGAGTACGGCGCAGCGACGCTTGTGATCGACGAGAGGGATCGGCTGTTCCAGGGCCTCGACGGTATCGAGCATCGCGTATGGATGAGCCATGGCGATCGCGTCGAGGCGATTCCCGCTTCGCTCCATGCGATCGCGCACAGCGACAATTCGCCTTACGCGGCGTTTCGCTCGAGCGACGGCCGCCTGCGCGGAATCCAGTTTCATCCGGAGGTAGCGCACACCCCGTGCGGAGTGCAGGTGCTGCGCAATTTTGTGCTCGGTATCTGCAAGGAAGCCGGCGACTGGACCATGGCGAGCTTCGTCGAGACCAAGGTCGCCGAGATTCGCCAGCAGGTCGGTTCAACGGACAAAGTGATCCTGGGCCTGTCGGGCGGCGTCGATTCGTCGGTCGCCGCGGCGCTGATTCATCGCGCGATCGGCGAGCGCTTGAAATGCGTCTTCGTCGATAATGGCTTGCTGCGTGCCGGCGAGCGCGAGCGGATGGAAAATGTGTTCGCGCGCCAGCTTGGGATCGCGCTCGACGTTGTCGATGCGTCCGAGCTTTTTATTTCGCGGCTTGCGGGCGTGCTCGATCCTGAGAAGAAACGGCGCATTATCGGGCATACGTTTATCGAGGTGTTCGAGAAGGAAGCGCAGAAGCTCGGCGGTGCGCGCTTCCTCGGTCAGGGCACGCTTTATCCCGACGTGATCGAGTCGGTCTCGTTCAAGGGCCCCTCGGAAGTTATCAAGAGTCATCACAATGTGGGCGGATTGCCCGAGGCGATGAAGCTCGAATTGGTCGAGCCGCTGCGCGAGCTGTTCAAGGACGAAGTGCGCGCGGTCGGCCGCGAGCTGGGACTCGGCAAGGAAGTCGTGGATCGCGAGCCGTTCCCGGGACCCGGCCTCGCCGTGCGAATCGTCGGCGAAGTGACGCGCGAGCGTCTCGAGCTGCTGCGCCGCGCCGACGCGGTCGTGATGGAAGAGACGGAGTCCTCGGGCGTCGCGGCGCGAGTCTGGCAGGCGTTCGCAGTGCTCCTTCCGCTCAAGACCGTCGGCGTGATGGGCGACGGGCGCAGCTATGAGAGCGTCATCGCGATTCGCGCCGTCGAATCGCAGGACGGCATGACAGCGGACTGGGCGCGGCTCGATCCGGCATTCCTCGCGCGGCTGTCGAGCCGCATCACCAATGAGACCAAGGGCGTAAATCGCGTCGTTTACGACATCACGTCGAAACCACCCGCCACGATTGAATGGGAGTAA